From the genome of Rhodobacteraceae bacterium Araon29, one region includes:
- the plsX gene encoding phosphate acyltransferase PlsX codes for MTAAQNTPVDAPRRTVISIDAMGGDRGPAPVVAGIARSAKINPDLHFILHGPDDKLQKLVERRRALTGRCDIRNATDVVSMQDKPSHVLRQGKGTSMWSAIESVRNGEAEVCVSCGNTGALMALSMIRLRKLPGVNRPAIAILWPSRSAGGFNVMLDVGADIRADANDLLQYALMGVSYARNGLQLKTPRVGVLNVGTEEHKGRPELREAHDLIAQHSESGHYDFVGFVEGGDIPRDKADVIVTDGFTGNIALKTGEGTASLIGDLLKQAFRYSPLSRLAQLLAVSSLRRLQKRIDPRQVNGGVFLGLNGTVVKSHGSADALGVSAAVKLAVQLTQSKFSQKIAARLASITPIKHDETSAEPGTK; via the coding sequence ATGACCGCAGCACAAAATACACCGGTAGACGCGCCTCGGCGCACGGTTATAAGTATTGATGCTATGGGCGGTGATCGAGGCCCTGCTCCAGTGGTTGCTGGAATTGCCAGATCTGCAAAGATAAATCCTGATCTACATTTTATTCTGCATGGACCCGACGATAAGTTACAAAAACTTGTCGAGCGGCGTCGTGCCCTCACCGGTCGTTGCGATATCCGCAACGCCACTGATGTGGTCTCGATGCAAGACAAGCCAAGCCATGTTTTGCGGCAAGGCAAAGGCACCTCAATGTGGTCCGCTATAGAATCAGTGCGCAACGGCGAAGCCGAGGTTTGTGTTTCTTGCGGCAACACCGGCGCCTTGATGGCTTTAAGCATGATCCGTTTGCGCAAATTGCCGGGTGTGAACCGCCCTGCAATCGCAATCTTATGGCCATCGCGGAGCGCAGGTGGTTTTAATGTCATGTTAGATGTCGGTGCCGACATTCGTGCAGATGCTAATGATTTGTTGCAATACGCGTTGATGGGTGTTTCATACGCCCGAAACGGTCTACAGCTAAAGACCCCTCGGGTGGGTGTGCTAAACGTGGGAACCGAAGAACACAAAGGTCGCCCCGAATTGCGCGAAGCGCATGACTTGATTGCTCAGCATAGTGAAAGTGGGCATTACGACTTTGTTGGCTTTGTCGAAGGCGGGGACATTCCTAGAGACAAGGCCGATGTGATTGTCACCGATGGTTTTACCGGCAACATAGCGCTCAAAACTGGTGAAGGCACTGCCAGCTTGATCGGCGATTTGCTAAAACAGGCTTTCCGCTATTCCCCACTGTCACGTCTTGCACAGCTGTTGGCCGTCTCGTCTTTGCGGCGCTTGCAAAAGCGCATAGACCCAAGGCAGGTCAATGGCGGTGTCTTTCTAGGGCTCAATGGAACAGTGGTTAAATCGCATGGCTCGGCGGACGCACTGGGCGTTTCAGCGGCGGTCAAATTGGCCGTGCAGCTAACTCAATCAAAGTTTTCGCAAAAAATTGCGGCACGCCTTGCATCTATAACGCCAATAAAGCACGATGAAACATCTGCTGAACCAGGGACCAAGTAA
- the rpmF gene encoding 50S ribosomal protein L32, translating to MAVQQNKVSKSRRNNRRAHDALVAGNPNECSNCGELKRPHHICAACGHYGDREVVAMVDEIDLDEDAA from the coding sequence ATGGCTGTCCAACAAAATAAAGTATCGAAATCACGGCGCAACAATCGCCGGGCTCATGACGCACTTGTGGCGGGGAATCCCAACGAGTGCAGTAATTGTGGTGAGCTAAAGCGCCCGCATCATATCTGTGCTGCTTGCGGCCATTATGGCGACCGTGAGGTTGTTGCGATGGTTGACGAGATCGATCTGGACGAAGACGCGGCCTAG
- the ihfA gene encoding integration host factor subunit alpha yields the protein MSDTTLTRMDLSEAVFREVGLSRSESAELVESVLEHISASLVRGEQVKISSFGTFSVRDKNARVGRNPKTGEEVPITPRRVLTFRPSHLMKDRVSEGNK from the coding sequence ATGAGTGATACAACCTTGACTCGAATGGACTTAAGCGAAGCCGTTTTTCGCGAAGTCGGATTATCAAGAAGTGAAAGCGCCGAACTGGTCGAAAGTGTTTTAGAGCATATTTCGGCATCGCTTGTGCGCGGAGAGCAAGTCAAAATCTCTTCCTTTGGGACTTTTAGCGTGCGTGATAAAAATGCCCGAGTGGGGCGCAACCCCAAAACTGGGGAAGAAGTGCCCATCACCCCGCGTCGGGTTTTGACCTTTCGGCCCTCACATCTGATGAAAGATCGGGTTTCTGAGGGTAACAAATAA
- the bamE gene encoding outer membrane protein assembly factor BamE: MKRSRTIIGAAALLIMLSACSSQYRAHGYMPPKEYVDDLVVGVDTRGSVAESLGAPSSGGLMRENAYFYVRSQMRQGALARPTEVDREVLVLSFNKQGVLSNIERFGLQDGNVISLEHRVTKAAGPELSLIRQIIGSVGGSAPSL; this comes from the coding sequence ATGAAAAGATCAAGGACAATAATTGGGGCAGCAGCGTTGCTTATTATGCTATCTGCCTGCTCTTCTCAGTATCGAGCGCATGGATATATGCCGCCAAAAGAGTATGTTGATGACCTTGTGGTCGGAGTTGATACTCGGGGCAGCGTTGCAGAATCCTTGGGTGCTCCTTCATCGGGCGGTTTAATGCGTGAAAATGCATATTTTTATGTACGAAGCCAAATGCGGCAGGGCGCTCTTGCTCGACCCACCGAAGTGGACCGCGAGGTTCTTGTGTTAAGTTTCAACAAACAAGGGGTGTTGAGCAACATCGAGCGGTTTGGCTTGCAAGATGGCAACGTTATTTCATTAGAACACAGAGTGACCAAGGCTGCAGGTCCTGAATTAAGTTTGATTCGCCAAATCATCGGGTCAGTGGGTGGAAGTGCACCCAGTCTTTGA
- the fabH gene encoding beta-ketoacyl-ACP synthase III encodes MQIRAVVRGVGHYLPERIVPNSEFEETLETSDEWIKARSGIERRHFAAEGETTSDLAVAAANAALKDAGLSADDMDAIIVATSTADLTFPSVATMVQAGLHMQRGFAYDVQAVCAGFIFALSSANAQIISGQAKRIMVIGAETFSRLMDWSDRSTCVLFGDGAGALILEAQETSGSKADRGILSVDLNSDGRHRDILYVDGGVSTHTTGHLRMQGKEVFRHAVEKLAITAQTAMDQAGVTADDIDWVVPHQANLRIINGTAKKMGIPTERVVITVQDHGNTSAASIPLALSVAKANGQLKENHLIVTEAIGGGLAWGAVVLRW; translated from the coding sequence ATGCAAATTAGGGCCGTTGTACGGGGCGTAGGGCATTACCTTCCAGAGAGGATTGTGCCGAACTCTGAGTTTGAAGAAACCCTCGAAACCTCTGATGAATGGATCAAAGCCCGCTCGGGAATCGAGCGTCGGCATTTTGCAGCCGAAGGCGAAACAACGTCTGATTTGGCTGTTGCAGCCGCCAATGCGGCGCTTAAAGATGCCGGGCTTTCAGCCGATGATATGGATGCGATCATCGTTGCTACATCCACAGCAGACCTTACATTTCCGTCCGTTGCGACCATGGTTCAAGCGGGGCTCCATATGCAGCGCGGCTTTGCCTATGATGTGCAGGCTGTTTGCGCCGGATTTATTTTTGCGCTTTCTTCGGCAAATGCGCAAATAATATCCGGACAAGCCAAGCGCATAATGGTCATCGGTGCTGAAACCTTTAGCAGATTGATGGACTGGAGCGATCGCTCTACCTGCGTGCTTTTCGGCGATGGCGCCGGTGCGCTGATCCTTGAAGCGCAAGAGACCAGCGGCAGCAAAGCCGATCGCGGAATTTTATCGGTTGATTTAAATTCAGATGGGCGGCACCGAGATATTTTATATGTTGATGGGGGCGTATCCACGCACACCACGGGCCATTTGCGTATGCAAGGCAAAGAAGTGTTTCGCCATGCTGTTGAAAAACTGGCAATCACGGCACAAACCGCAATGGATCAGGCCGGCGTCACCGCCGATGACATTGATTGGGTGGTGCCGCATCAAGCCAATTTGCGCATAATCAACGGCACCGCAAAGAAAATGGGCATCCCAACAGAGCGTGTTGTGATCACTGTCCAAGACCACGGCAACACCTCTGCAGCTTCAATTCCGCTTGCGCTTTCGGTTGCCAAAGCCAATGGGCAGCTTAAAGAAAATCACCTTATCGTCACCGAAGCGATCGGCGGCGGCTTGGCCTGGGGCGCAGTGGTTTTGCGTTGGTAG
- a CDS encoding 2'-deoxycytidine 5'-triphosphate deaminase, whose amino-acid sequence MSGVLPDQSIQQMINSATITAQPPILSEQIQPASLDLRLGNTAWRVRASFLSGDERKLTDRLKNFEMHEIDLSQGAVLEKGCVYVLPLMETLDLPDDIQAVANAKSSTGRLDLLTRVITDNGTEFDRIRPGYKGPLYAEICPRSFSVLVRPGMRLNQIRFRQGQAILNDSELSDLHTSDRLVSGEAVISDGLGFSVDLKPANGTLVGYRAKPHTGVIDLDRIGAYEPAEFWEEVHSSDGQIILDPGAFYILVSREAVHIPPAYAAEMAPFLAMVGEFRVHYAGFFDPGFGHQAAGGGGSRGVLEVRCHEAPFVLEHAQIVGRLVYERMLKEPAQLYGAGIASNYQGQGLKLSKHFKSG is encoded by the coding sequence ATGAGCGGCGTATTGCCTGACCAAAGTATCCAGCAAATGATCAATAGCGCGACCATTACTGCACAGCCGCCAATTCTATCCGAGCAAATTCAACCTGCCAGCCTAGACCTGCGCCTAGGCAATACAGCCTGGCGGGTTAGGGCTTCGTTCCTTTCAGGCGATGAGCGCAAGCTTACAGATCGGCTTAAAAACTTTGAAATGCATGAAATTGACCTTTCTCAGGGCGCAGTATTGGAAAAGGGCTGTGTCTACGTGCTTCCATTAATGGAAACGCTTGATCTGCCCGACGATATTCAGGCGGTGGCAAACGCTAAAAGCTCAACTGGCAGGCTTGATCTATTAACCCGGGTTATCACCGATAATGGCACCGAGTTTGACCGCATTCGCCCCGGGTATAAAGGCCCGCTTTATGCTGAAATTTGCCCACGGTCCTTTTCGGTTTTGGTGCGCCCCGGCATGCGGCTTAATCAGATCCGGTTTCGTCAAGGACAGGCTATTTTAAACGATAGTGAGCTAAGTGATCTGCATACCAGTGATCGCCTTGTCAGCGGCGAGGCTGTGATCAGTGACGGGCTTGGGTTTTCGGTTGACTTAAAACCGGCCAATGGGACTTTGGTCGGCTACCGCGCCAAACCGCACACCGGCGTGATCGACCTTGACAGGATTGGCGCCTATGAGCCGGCGGAGTTTTGGGAAGAGGTTCACAGCTCGGACGGCCAGATCATTTTAGATCCCGGCGCTTTTTATATTTTGGTTAGCCGTGAGGCTGTTCATATTCCCCCTGCCTATGCTGCTGAAATGGCGCCTTTCCTAGCCATGGTTGGCGAATTTCGCGTGCATTACGCTGGTTTTTTTGATCCCGGGTTTGGCCATCAAGCTGCCGGCGGTGGCGGATCGCGCGGCGTGCTTGAAGTGCGCTGTCACGAAGCTCCATTTGTACTTGAGCATGCGCAGATTGTTGGACGTTTGGTCTATGAAAGAATGCTAAAAGAACCAGCGCAGCTTTACGGCGCCGGGATTGCATCAAATTATCAAGGCCAAGGGCTTAAATTATCCAAACATTTTAAAAGCGGCTAA
- a CDS encoding SPOR domain-containing protein yields the protein MVVYSRSEQSTPDPEGAEDSRALGSVANWIGALVSLALVIGVSLWAYRLVVRDVSGVPVIKASAEPMRVAPQNPGGTAALNQGLSVNQVVEAGDDTQPEFVTLAPRPVALGDDDIPTAQIEPVSTAVIAAPSRKAATVDIQTLADQIAVEVAPLNGELDTSEIVRLDSSSIENALKQALSEPQTSVEFVSLRPKKRPDRLQRDVAVPSGELAALRELAPDQIPVGTALVQLGAFASPEIARSEWRRLSGKFSSFMAGRELVIQRAVNGGRIFYRLRAAGFSDLSDARRFCSTLKAAETDCVPVVTR from the coding sequence ATGGTGGTATATTCCCGGAGTGAACAAAGCACGCCTGATCCAGAGGGTGCAGAGGATAGCCGTGCGCTTGGCTCAGTTGCAAATTGGATCGGGGCACTGGTCAGCTTGGCACTGGTCATCGGGGTGTCACTATGGGCATACCGGCTGGTGGTGCGCGATGTAAGCGGCGTACCCGTGATTAAAGCTTCGGCCGAACCGATGCGCGTGGCACCGCAAAACCCCGGTGGGACAGCGGCACTAAACCAAGGTCTATCGGTCAATCAAGTGGTCGAGGCCGGGGATGATACCCAACCAGAGTTTGTCACTCTCGCGCCGCGACCAGTGGCTTTGGGTGACGACGACATTCCTACGGCGCAAATCGAACCGGTAAGTACGGCCGTGATCGCCGCGCCCAGCCGCAAGGCGGCCACGGTTGATATTCAAACATTAGCCGATCAGATAGCGGTCGAAGTTGCGCCGTTGAATGGTGAGTTGGATACAAGCGAAATTGTGCGTCTTGACAGCTCTAGTATTGAAAATGCGCTCAAGCAAGCCTTGAGTGAGCCGCAAACCAGCGTTGAGTTTGTTTCGTTACGCCCCAAAAAACGGCCCGATAGATTGCAGCGCGACGTGGCTGTTCCCAGCGGTGAACTTGCCGCTTTGCGCGAACTTGCCCCTGACCAAATTCCAGTTGGCACGGCTTTGGTGCAACTGGGGGCTTTTGCCTCGCCAGAAATCGCCCGCTCGGAATGGCGCCGGCTTAGCGGCAAATTTTCAAGCTTTATGGCAGGGCGCGAGTTGGTGATCCAGCGCGCCGTGAATGGCGGCCGTATATTCTACCGGCTGCGCGCAGCTGGATTTAGCGACCTCAGTGACGCGCGCCGTTTCTGTTCAACACTTAAAGCGGCTGAAACCGATTGTGTCCCTGTTGTCACACGCTAA
- a CDS encoding DUF177 domain-containing protein: protein MLPSPTPPSPQSIFRLADLSQQRPTSFDISPDANQRRQLAKELGFRALRKLRFTGKMIASGKKNWALKAKLGATIEQECVVTLQPVITRLDCAVQRRFMPAADLAPMENPVDEIEMDGDETLEPLPEEINLLSVLTEALSIEAPDYPRAQGAALSETNFSQPGVAPMTDADAKPFSGLAKLQEKMQKDS from the coding sequence ATGTTGCCCTCGCCGACGCCCCCTTCTCCGCAGAGCATATTTCGCTTGGCCGACCTGAGCCAACAGCGCCCAACTTCCTTTGATATCAGCCCGGATGCAAACCAACGTCGTCAACTCGCAAAAGAGCTAGGATTTCGAGCTTTGCGCAAACTACGGTTCACCGGAAAGATGATTGCCAGCGGTAAAAAAAACTGGGCGCTCAAGGCCAAGCTTGGAGCAACCATCGAACAAGAGTGCGTGGTTACACTACAGCCAGTGATCACGCGTTTGGATTGCGCAGTGCAACGGCGATTTATGCCTGCCGCAGACTTGGCACCAATGGAAAATCCGGTGGACGAAATTGAAATGGATGGCGATGAAACGCTTGAGCCTTTGCCAGAGGAAATCAACCTTTTATCGGTCCTGACCGAGGCCCTGTCGATTGAAGCGCCGGATTACCCGCGGGCGCAGGGGGCGGCTTTGAGCGAAACCAATTTTAGCCAACCCGGTGTTGCCCCAATGACTGATGCGGATGCTAAACCCTTTTCCGGGCTAGCCAAACTCCAAGAAAAAATGCAAAAAGATAGCTGA
- a CDS encoding segregation/condensation protein A: protein MSDTTASFDLQPIVAERVSAEALIIDVDGYEGPLDLLLTLSRTQKVDLRKISILELARQYLSFVERAKALRLELAADYLVMAAWLAFLKSRLLLPPDPNDQGPSGEELAAHLAFQLERLQAMRTAAAQLMARDQRGRDFFVRGLPETVERVRHVSYTANLLELMQAYSRIKTRDEFRPFVMDRDNVYTLETALERMRGLIGYAGDWTDISSYLPEDWLHNPERRRAATAATFAASLELAKAGRVELRQDEMFSPIELRRKGTADD, encoded by the coding sequence ATGAGCGATACGACGGCCTCTTTTGACCTACAGCCAATAGTGGCTGAGCGTGTCTCGGCCGAGGCCCTTATAATTGATGTCGACGGCTATGAAGGGCCGCTTGATTTGTTGCTGACACTCTCGCGCACGCAAAAAGTGGACTTGCGGAAAATATCAATCTTGGAATTGGCGCGCCAGTATTTATCCTTTGTTGAAAGGGCCAAAGCCCTGCGCCTTGAACTGGCAGCTGATTATCTGGTGATGGCTGCTTGGCTGGCCTTTTTGAAGTCCCGTCTTTTATTGCCACCTGATCCAAATGATCAGGGGCCAAGTGGGGAAGAGTTGGCAGCGCATCTAGCCTTTCAACTGGAACGTCTGCAGGCAATGCGCACTGCCGCTGCACAGCTTATGGCCCGCGATCAACGGGGGCGTGATTTTTTTGTGCGCGGGCTGCCTGAAACCGTAGAACGTGTCCGCCATGTGAGTTACACGGCTAATTTGCTTGAATTGATGCAGGCCTATTCTCGGATTAAAACCCGCGATGAATTTCGGCCGTTTGTGATGGACCGGGATAATGTTTATACCCTTGAGACTGCGCTGGAACGGATGCGGGGATTAATCGGCTATGCCGGTGATTGGACAGATATTTCAAGCTATCTGCCCGAAGACTGGCTACACAACCCAGAGCGGCGACGGGCGGCCACAGCGGCCACTTTTGCAGCCTCATTAGAATTGGCCAAAGCTGGGCGCGTTGAGCTGCGCCAAGATGAAATGTTCTCGCCGATAGAGCTTAGACGAAAAGGAACCGCCGATGACTGA
- a CDS encoding tetratricopeptide repeat protein, whose translation MAKLTLADALKLGIEAQKTGQAQKADGYYTSILKVKPDHPAANYNLGVLAFSIGKPEQALGLFEKALKSNPSVHKHWLRCVSTLVDLGKIDDAKKLAQKAKNDNLPGDLIQKLNNLITAQTITGSQNSVQEAEYELRTLYDQGQLTQVISRAGVHIKRHPEAVDIWNILGAAYKGLGKIKEAAEAFKKVTQLSPSYADGYSNLGIALRQQGKLEQAINAQRKALALNPDFAEAYNNMGVILVEQEKLEEAIEAFKKAVTLKPEYAGANTQMIHQKQHICDWSNRTQDLASAAKLGIKATAVPPFSMLSLEDNPERHLLRSQKYAAEKFKHDPLSLPAPPIKKPKKLRIGYFSADFREHPVTRLMAKVFKVHDRSRFDVFGYAVAGSKFDTMQTKLAETFDKFKDVHGLSNQAIKETVHSDEIDIAIDLTGYTKDGRSGLFASRLAPIQINFLGYPGSMGADFMDYIVADPFLIPESYQTYYSEKIIYMPHTYQPQDDGLLMDHSVPSRFELGLPKDGFVFCAFNRSYKIDPQVFKIWMRLLKEKPNSVLWLVMSNKASKMNLIKQAQKQGINAERLVFSEKVEHKKYLARFQQADLFLDTFIYNAGATASNALWAGLPVLTKSGKSYTSRMAGSLLNAVGLPELITTTDQEYESLALDLAQNREKLNRIRNKLSRNIKTNPLFDTGRYTRNLELGFEMAYDRYLQGKGPEHIVVTDKNEPHSK comes from the coding sequence ATGGCTAAACTAACCTTGGCTGATGCATTAAAACTGGGGATTGAGGCCCAAAAAACAGGCCAGGCTCAAAAAGCGGATGGATACTACACTTCTATTTTGAAAGTGAAACCGGATCATCCTGCGGCCAATTATAATTTAGGCGTATTGGCCTTTAGTATTGGCAAGCCTGAGCAGGCGCTTGGCTTGTTTGAAAAGGCCTTAAAATCAAACCCGTCCGTTCACAAACACTGGCTTAGATGTGTTTCTACTTTGGTTGACTTGGGGAAAATTGACGATGCAAAGAAGTTAGCTCAAAAAGCAAAGAATGATAATCTACCCGGCGATCTCATCCAAAAGCTAAATAATTTAATCACTGCCCAAACCATCACGGGATCGCAAAACTCTGTCCAAGAAGCAGAGTATGAACTACGTACGCTTTATGATCAGGGGCAGTTGACGCAAGTGATTTCGCGGGCTGGCGTGCATATCAAAAGACACCCGGAAGCTGTTGATATTTGGAATATTTTAGGAGCTGCCTATAAAGGACTTGGCAAGATTAAAGAAGCCGCAGAGGCCTTTAAAAAGGTCACTCAGCTTAGTCCTAGCTATGCGGACGGCTACAGTAATCTGGGCATTGCCTTAAGGCAGCAAGGAAAGCTGGAACAGGCAATTAATGCACAAAGGAAGGCTCTGGCTCTTAATCCTGATTTCGCCGAAGCTTACAACAACATGGGTGTTATTCTTGTAGAGCAAGAAAAGCTAGAAGAGGCTATAGAAGCTTTTAAGAAGGCAGTCACTCTCAAACCTGAATATGCCGGTGCCAATACTCAAATGATTCATCAAAAACAACACATTTGCGATTGGAGCAATAGGACCCAAGATTTGGCCAGTGCTGCAAAATTAGGAATAAAAGCAACTGCAGTGCCGCCGTTTTCCATGCTTTCATTAGAAGATAATCCAGAGCGCCATCTATTGCGGTCGCAAAAATATGCAGCAGAAAAATTTAAACATGACCCACTGTCATTACCGGCGCCCCCTATAAAAAAGCCTAAAAAGCTTAGGATTGGCTATTTCAGCGCTGACTTTAGAGAGCACCCGGTTACACGTCTGATGGCTAAAGTTTTTAAGGTGCATGACCGATCACGTTTTGATGTCTTTGGATATGCTGTCGCTGGTTCAAAGTTCGATACAATGCAAACAAAGCTCGCAGAAACATTTGATAAATTTAAAGATGTCCATGGCCTCAGCAACCAAGCGATCAAAGAAACAGTGCATAGCGATGAAATTGATATCGCTATTGATTTGACCGGATATACAAAAGATGGTCGCAGCGGTCTTTTTGCCAGCCGCTTAGCCCCTATTCAAATAAATTTTCTTGGATATCCTGGCTCAATGGGTGCAGATTTTATGGACTATATAGTTGCGGATCCTTTTTTAATTCCTGAGAGCTATCAGACTTATTACTCAGAAAAAATTATCTATATGCCCCATACATATCAGCCTCAGGACGATGGTCTGTTGATGGATCATTCGGTGCCGTCAAGGTTTGAGTTGGGTTTGCCCAAGGATGGATTTGTGTTTTGCGCATTCAATAGAAGCTATAAAATTGATCCACAGGTTTTTAAGATTTGGATGCGGTTGCTAAAGGAAAAGCCAAATAGCGTTCTTTGGTTGGTCATGAGCAATAAAGCCTCAAAGATGAACTTGATCAAACAGGCCCAAAAACAGGGTATAAATGCTGAAAGACTGGTATTTTCAGAGAAAGTCGAACACAAAAAATATCTTGCCCGGTTTCAACAAGCCGATCTGTTTCTTGATACATTTATTTATAACGCTGGCGCAACGGCCAGTAACGCACTTTGGGCAGGTCTGCCCGTGCTTACAAAATCTGGAAAAAGTTACACTTCCCGAATGGCCGGAAGCCTGCTAAATGCGGTAGGCTTACCAGAATTAATAACAACAACAGATCAAGAGTATGAAAGCCTAGCGCTTGACTTGGCGCAAAACCGTGAAAAACTGAACAGAATTCGCAACAAGCTCTCACGAAACATAAAAACCAATCCATTATTTGATACAGGCCGCTACACGCGCAATCTCGAACTAGGTTTTGAAATGGCCTATGATCGCTATTTGCAAGGTAAAGGCCCAGAGCACATTGTTGTCACCGATAAAAACGAGCCACATTCAAAGTAA
- the scpB gene encoding SMC-Scp complex subunit ScpB produces MTDIPSDISRDSESLFEAPPMGEQERMVEAILFASAEPVTVTELNARMPHGCDAAEALMHLRKRYEGRGVHLVKVGDAWAIRTAGDLGFLMQKETVETRKLSRAAIETLAIIAYHQPVTRAEIEEIRGVSVSRGTVDQLLEMEWIRFGRRKMTPGRPVTFVVTQTFLDHFGLESARDLPGLKELRAAGLLESRPPLGAVPGPESDEDEDTGAPGQSELFED; encoded by the coding sequence ATGACTGACATCCCATCGGACATCAGCCGTGACAGCGAAAGCCTGTTTGAAGCGCCACCAATGGGCGAGCAGGAACGTATGGTGGAAGCGATCCTTTTTGCCAGTGCAGAGCCTGTGACAGTGACCGAATTAAATGCCCGAATGCCGCATGGCTGTGATGCCGCAGAGGCTTTGATGCATTTGCGCAAGCGCTATGAAGGGCGCGGCGTTCATCTGGTAAAAGTGGGGGATGCTTGGGCCATCCGGACAGCCGGTGATCTTGGGTTTTTGATGCAAAAAGAAACTGTTGAAACCCGCAAGCTCAGCCGTGCTGCGATCGAAACATTGGCCATTATCGCCTATCATCAACCGGTAACGCGGGCAGAGATCGAAGAAATCCGTGGTGTATCTGTTTCGCGCGGCACAGTGGATCAATTGCTTGAAATGGAATGGATCCGCTTTGGCCGGCGTAAAATGACCCCCGGGCGGCCTGTTACCTTTGTCGTGACGCAGACGTTTTTAGACCATTTCGGGCTTGAAAGTGCGCGTGATTTGCCAGGTCTGAAAGAATTGCGCGCCGCTGGTCTGTTGGAAAGCCGGCCGCCTTTAGGTGCCGTGCCCGGACCAGAGAGCGACGAGGATGAAGATACTGGCGCCCCCGGTCAGAGTGAGCTGTTCGAAGATTAA
- a CDS encoding MerR family transcriptional regulator, which yields MNKSAEAFRTISEVADWLGIPTHVLRFWESKFNQIKPVKRAGGRRYYRPADMLLIGGIRKLLHEDGMTIKGAQKILREKGIKHVSSLSPPLEAVLASDSDQPLEQTDPIEQKEVGLAQDNVINLTRAPVLPADTENIDEQGEQTTLNFWSNEVPNSARTDNEPIVANTAGLIRAIKRLSPLGSKPGDELHSLSAELKEELERRKANDPH from the coding sequence ATGAACAAATCAGCCGAGGCCTTTAGAACCATTAGCGAAGTTGCAGACTGGCTTGGGATTCCGACTCATGTGCTTCGGTTTTGGGAAAGTAAATTCAATCAAATCAAACCCGTTAAACGCGCCGGAGGACGGCGCTATTACCGCCCTGCTGATATGTTATTGATCGGCGGCATTCGCAAATTGCTGCACGAAGATGGGATGACCATCAAAGGGGCGCAAAAAATACTGCGCGAAAAAGGCATCAAACATGTAAGCAGCCTGTCTCCACCGCTTGAAGCAGTGCTTGCTTCAGATTCTGACCAACCACTTGAGCAAACCGACCCCATAGAGCAAAAAGAAGTGGGTTTAGCCCAGGACAATGTGATCAATCTTACCCGAGCCCCCGTTTTGCCTGCCGATACTGAAAATATAGACGAACAAGGTGAGCAAACTACTTTGAACTTCTGGTCTAATGAAGTTCCAAACAGTGCAAGGACTGATAACGAACCGATTGTTGCAAACACTGCAGGTTTGATCAGGGCAATTAAGCGGTTATCTCCCTTGGGTTCAAAGCCCGGCGATGAATTACATTCGCTCAGTGCAGAACTGAAAGAAGAGCTCGAACGGCGCAAGGCCAACGATCCGCATTAA